The following DNA comes from Miscanthus floridulus cultivar M001 chromosome 5, ASM1932011v1, whole genome shotgun sequence.
acacacacttttggttcagatacagtgccagtaggtagtcatctccaacaaaagcataagatgagagatacggagtgaccattgcccttggtcctagttgtcgcccatcgccgagtacaggcagttaatgcaatagccatagtacatttgaccatctgcaacaacaatgggaacaacgccctgagtacgagaaggtactcagccagacttacccgttttaaaccaaaataaagcgacaccaaggattatgcaaggctttctttagtgggctagctgactcgtttgcgaaaagcatagcTATCATggagaaaccattttaagtactttgcatcatctttattatgacctatccatctaggtaagcacctatactatagcaatcacttgattaaccaataacatccagttaccaacttagatttagcatatccaatactatccagataaccatcaatgttccatcataattactacgatgctgtagctcgagtcaagtgctcactatccaagagcgatggcgattcgaatcgattcctaaccagctggtgatttatttctcacacaaaccacactcaccgatcaagtgagctatagatcaccaatgacacttttcaagtagccacgggataacagtcagagaccgcactacccagggaccgcccgacagccaggacgcaccttgggctcactcttcgcgtccccgtcatacccccttcatcaccagtctgccaatctgagtttatcccggctcgaatagtgtcactagcttcgcggtcgaaaggtactttattcggccagctaaatgtgaggcatgcgttcaacatgataagagggacgagcaacgatcgatccttaatcgacacagacggaaactaacagcaccccagaaccctgtctggttgccttcAACTTTTctatccggtctccaattatccatcacacatggttaatttcaggatatcattcttttcatagttaaattcttccagtaaccacctataaatgtaggtgaccggatatcaccgatcgctaccggtctaagcaaggctaagcagttattcgatcccgacctaacagggtaataaggtaataaggtaggcaaggatagtaataaatgcatcaatagtttcaatcaactcctacaacttaatgcaacaatatataaactcatatatatagaaagaattacttttataaagtaggagacttagaatgctctggaacttgcctcgttcgaacgaactaggttgatgatccacgcactcgagcaagtcctctccttgctcctcttcctctggcacctcctgtgcctggacttcttgtggatctgtcccggtctgctcttcctgaactactactagcaactcctcttGCGATCCTGTATGACGCAGATGTATAAGTgttcatgcataggtgcatcggagagatgacatgtaatgatcataatgcatgaaatgtagatgagCGTGTTTAActctattggacatagtagaagtaaagctcctctacaaggtagccaacatcatccaagaacatgtactactatactactactacaaccactgtactaacatgccaagtcaccacagcaagttaagatgcttcaaagatacaccaaggcAAACATTATTatctaaacatgcattaaagaatattattttatttcattttaaactagggctacaacagcaacatatatttctggtgctcataaaaatatgagaaaattacagtagcatagtactactctaagtagactaccataaaattttcatggcatttggataagtaaaatagcctacacaaaaatgacaagctatggttgataattaagcatgaaaatactttgtactgtgaaaagtgtcaaacaatagatttggtatttttctcaTGATTTACacagcatacaatcactgtacaagaattattatacacatgttttatacaatttttgctctctattaaaataacaaaaatcatcaactaaaggcacttgaactacacatcaatatttctctacaaaacatgcatgacatatatttttcctacaaagtacatcactaaaggagattaacaaaactggaaccatatttttctgatgtataatctatttattagacattttctaagaaatcagtatttattcaatttaaataaagctacacagaaaagtatcacaaatttgacatgcaatatttttaacagatagatctagtcacaagaaacctagcaaaatttgtttcatcaaatttggagctattttgagcaagttatgaatttcaaaagcatttaaacaaaatatgtaaatcatttcttttatttcTGAAAAACCAGCGGGCCTtaaaacgctgggtgcacccgggtTCGCGCCGAGGAGCTGACGCACGGCCCCCCGTGGTTCAGCCGGCCCCACCTACCAGCCACCCGGGACAGAGGAGGCGGCGGACCGCCGAGATCTTCGCCGACGGCGACGTCTCCGACCCAACGAAGGTGACCAGCATGCTCCCCACCCTCGTGCAAGCCCAATGGTGCCCGTGGCATGGGCCAAAGAGCTCGGGAAGCCGACCACTGCCGtgaatggcggagcggcggcgcgggTTGTCGCCGGTGAGGCGTCCCCGGCCATGGCACggtgagaggaggtgctcgggagACTCAGTGACGCGgtgcggtgctcgtgcgcgagaaagggaggagggagaggaagcggaGCGGGGCTATCCGCGCGGAGCCAAGCTCCGGCGAGGAGAAGCTCACTCCGGCGAGGGATTCCTAGCCGGTGAAGGCTTACCACGGCGAACCGCGCGCGAGCacggggtgcgcgaggtggaggcggagctgctggcgagaCGGAGCTAGCTCAGGCGAACTGGAGCGGTCGGaacggccaactccggcgaggaagctggtgcgggcggtggcggaggcgagcgctgctgctgctgctcgagcGAGAACGAAGTGAAGGAAGGGAGGCGAGTGGGGAGCGCGGCGCGGTTGGGCCTTGAAGGCAGCGCGGCCGGTCGGGACGGGGCAGGCCGGTGGTGCCGCGCGGCGAGCTCGCCGGCACATGGCCACCACGCGACGTGCGCGCTTTGGCGCGGTTGGAGCGTGGGCACGGGCGAACAGGAGgcgcggcgcggaggcaggccgggccggcctgtgcggctgggccgaaagggaggcggcggcccgttaagGTAAACccgatttttcttttttttcttttccaaattcattcaaatgaatttttgaaccttttcaaagtagtttcaaaagttggacccaaaataaaagttgttctaaaatttattctcttcaactttgtcaaaaggagctagggctaattcccactagattttgaattacaaaattaaagtcaatttaatttcaaaaccgtattttggaagattattttcaaaagtaaaatttgagaaaactttgaatatacattttgctccaaattgcattctaattacttctaagttgTCTAAGTGATCAATCAAGGTTCACACATGGCAAAAGAAATATAGCATCCAATCTATCAAAATAAAACTATGCAACACATATATTCCaatcctatatttcatgtcatgcttatgaatgcatgatggtgattatgctcatgatttgcaaaatgttaatgcatgcttaacaccgaggtgttacaacctccGCCTCTGGGAGATGGTGGAGAACGTTCAGTTGCAGCCCAACGTCCCAGACCGCGTGATCTGAAAGTGGACATCCGGCGGCGTGTACTCGAGCTCCTCAGCCTACCAGACGTTCTTCCTGGGGAGGACCGTGATGCCTGGCGCTAGAGAGCTTTGGCGCGCCTCCGCACCACCAAAGGTGAAGTTTTTCTTTTGGATAGCCCTCCTTGGCCGCCTCTGGACCGCGAAGCGACGCATGCGCCACGGACTACAACAGAGCGCCGACTCCGTGCTCTGTGCCCAACGCACGGAGGCCACTGACCACCTGCTGGCGTCCTGCGTTTTCACCCGAGAGATCTGGCACTGCCTCCTCGCACGTGTCGGGTTCCAGCATCTTTGCTCGAGCGACGAGTCCGTTCTACTCGACTGGTGGCAGCAGGAACGGATGCGGGTTCCCGAGTCCTTCCGGCGGGGATTCGACTCCTTGGTGCTGCTTGTTTCTTGGGAGGTTTGGAAGGAACGCAATAGAAGGACCTTCGACTCCTCCTGCAAGACGCCGACCGAGCTCGTATCTCTTATCCGTCACGAAGCCAACGACTAGATAGCGGCCGGCTTCCGAAGCTTCGCGCCACTCTTCACGCCTGCTGCCTAGCGGGCTTCCCCTAGCTCTCTGTCGCACAATTAGTCTAGCCAGCACTACGACCTTGCTGCTTCACCGTTCGAGCCGGTGATCTTTATATGTGTTCTACCCGTCGCGCCTATGGCGACTCGCCAACCAGGCCTTCAGGTTGTGTACCTTGATTCCCACTTCCCTTAATGAAGCACGTGCCACGCTTTCGAAAAAAAATCTTGTCCGGTCTGAACGAGTTAGCCTGCCAAGCAAACCGCCGTTTCAGGAGAAGCATACACACACCCATTATCGCTACAGAACAAGCACGAGTCATCACTTACGCAGTTATCATTAATTAATTCGGTACACAGATTTGTTTGTTTTCTGCGAGAGGATCCAGATCTGTTGTTAAAAGCCAGCAGACAAGACGAAGTTGGAGCAGATGGTGCTGCAGTGGGCTAGAGATCTGCTTCAAACTCGCACCTCCCATGCAAACCGGACTCAACCCAGCTACCCAAATCATGCACTAACCATGAAGGAGTTTCGGGAGCTGAGTACTCTGTTCCAAGAGTTTAAGTTTTCTTTCGTTTCTCGATATTGTAATAAAATAGCATATCTCCTAGCAAAACAGGTCACAGGCGATACACGAAATTATCTAGACAAACAACCAAACAACCTCGAGAACGTCTCGGTACATGGATAGGTAGTGTGCTATTTGGCCACCTCCTATTACCAAAGTAATCTTCCCTTAGTGCATATACACTCTATGTTAGCTGTACTTTCATATCACAATTATCTAAAATCCAGTAAATGGGCCTCGTACAATTCAACAACATTTCAAAATAGATACTTTTGAATCCAAACTAAAAATCAAACTAGTTCAATTGTCGGTGGGTTTCATCATTCATCGCCCTTGGATTACAGGCTAGATGACACACGAGTTTACAGACCTTGTCTAGCAAACAAACATGAAACCTTAATTTGTCCAAAGAAGTTGGAGGCCCTATTCGCTTCAGCTTATCAGCCAACGtataatgtttttttttctctcacaacaaatcagcttcagtcggcttatcagccacATAAACCATCAGCCGAATATTTTGGACTGGGAACATCGATTTCTGTGATCCACTACACCGATACTTCTTTCAACCCCGAATAAATCAACTTGTGGAGTTGTCCTaagttaatttttttttgaaagcacGGGGGAGTCTCCCGGATACTCTTAAGAAAGAAGGTGAGGCGCCGCGCGGGAGCCAGCGCTCGAACCGCGGGTGGGCAGCCTGAGCCCCTGCTTAGCTGACCAACCGAGCCCCCGCTCGGTTCTCCTAAGTTAatttttttaagtttaactaaattaGAATACCAAAATTTATGACATCCAATTAATATCATTAAATAcgctatgaaatatatttttataatttattCATTTGTGTCATAAATATTGTTGTACCTTTCTATAGCTTTagttaaattttaaaaagtttaatTTAAGATAACTCTACGCTTTTATTTATTCAGGGGACAAAGAAGTAGTAAAACATTTCCTGCTGGCAGGCAATTCGCCTAGCGGCTAGAGCGGAAGCCGGGCTGAAGCAGAAGCCGGAAAGGCCGACGACGCGGGACCGGTGAGCAGCGAGAGCGGGCCAGGTTCTCTAGTCTCTACCGCCCCCGACGGAAAGCTCACGGCTCTAGCTAGTTTGGCTCAGCTCGGCTTCCCCCCGTGTCTTCCACGCGGACCACGCCTCAGGCCTCACCCCGCCCGTCCCCGTCGCGGCGTCGCGCCACTTCGTCGGTTCTTCCCTGGCTTCGTCACCATCGGTCCACATCCGCTCCGCTCGCCCCCCGCCCAGATTCGAACCCGGCTCGCCTTAAAATAGTTGCACACTGGCAGTGGCAGGGGCGCAGCGGAGCTGCACAAAGCCGACGCCATCCCAGTCCTACGGGCTACGACTACGAGGCGCCCCCGCTCTCGGAATTTTCAGCGGGTCGCGTCGCGTTCCGTGCGGGGCGTCGCAGTGCCGAGGTATAAATGGCGTCGTAGGCGGCTAGTCACTGCGGCCGCAGCAGCAACTGAATCATCCGGGGGagggaggaaggaaggaaggaaagggGTTTCGCCGATCACGGGGTGAGTTTTTGCTTCCCCCTCTTCCTTTCGAGTCCTGGCCTGCCCGCGTCCTTGCTCAATTTCCCCCCGATTTGGTGCTAATTGGGTGCGCAAAtcaagctagggtttcagcgcaGGTTGTCCAGTTGTTATGCTACTCAGTGAGATGCTTGCTATAGTTATCAGGATGCTTATACTGTTTGGCTTAGCTTATGTGCTGCCCATGACGGTTAGACTGTGCTGCTGTTTTTTTCGTTGTTGGAAAAACTGTGCTGCTGTTGCTTGTTTGGTGGGGGAGTGACTAGACTGGACCTGTTTCTTTGCTGTGGTGTTGCTTGTGGGGTTTGGTGTAGCTATTGGACTCTCGTGTTGGTTGCTTGTTGCCTGATTAGACTTGTGGCGCTGATCTCCCGTGGGTGCGTGATAGTATACGCCAAGAATATGAGGTCAGGGCAGATTTGAGTGTGGCCGCCTGGGCGGCATGTGCTTCCAAGGATATTACTTGTGCCCCTCGCCTCCCAGGCTCCCAATTCCCATCCTCTTTGGCTTTTCGCTGCCCAAATCTGCCCACTTCCACCTCCACTCTCCTCTTCTGCCGCTGCCAGGATCTCATAAGGTCGAATTGTTTTGTCCAATAATACCATTTTGTATGCTGACATATCTTCTTGGCTGTGATTCAGAGATCTACTTTTTGTTTAATTTATCACCAAGGGATCTGCAGCTATATTTGGTAAACATTAGCTCATGTATGTTAGTATACTGTGTTCTTGTGGAGAAATGCAATTACTACGTTCTAGAAAAATTCCATGCTCTCATTTTCTTACTTGCTTGGATAACACATATCCTGTGCGACTATGATCTGTCAGCTTTTCTAATAGGTACCAAATCTTCTCTTTTGCAGCCTGTAGTCAATTTGTCAGTTTATTGAGATATCCATCTTGCATGAGTTGATCAACAAGCCCATCCCTGGTTCCTGATGGAGGCATCATCTTCCTTGCGATTCCAAGTTTCTGGTTTTAGTTTGCCCAAGATATGGCTATGCCTTTTTCTGGTATTTGTTCTTCAGGACTGCAGCCCAGCACTTTCAGATTCACCATATTTGGTCGGTATGGGGAGCTATGACATAACAGGGCCAGCAGCAGACGTTAACATGATGGGATATGCAAATTCTGAGCAGATTGCATCAGGAATTCACTTTAGGCTAAAGGCTCGTGTGTTTATCGTTGCTGAGCCTAACGGCAAGCGTGTTGTGTTTGTAAATCTTGATGCTTGCATGGCATCACAGATTGTTACAATAAAGGTGCTTGAAAGGCTCAAAGCAAGGTAAGAATGATCACTCTTGAATCTTATATTCGAGATAGTCTCATTTCAACACTATGTGATAAATGACAAAATGCTTAGCCATTTTAAATTCCACTGCACAGAGGAGTCCAGACATAATGTTGATTAGATGGATCATTATATATTTTGTAAAAGTAAGTTTTTCCCTTGCACCCTCATGATGGTGTAGCTGACTATGCAACCCTCAATTTGGCAGGTATGGAGATCTTTATAATGAGAATAATGTGGCTATCAGTGGAATCCATACACATGCTGGACCTGGCGGTTATCTGCAGTATGTAGTTTATATTGTCACATCACTTGGGTTTGTTCGTCAATCATTTGATGTGATTGTCAATGGAATTGAGCAATGCATTGTTGAAGCTCACAACAATCTCCGTCCTGGGAAAATCTATGTGAACAAAGGTACAAAATTATGTCTGTTTTCTGGGGCCAATTAGGTTTTCCCAAACACTACCGAGATTAACTCAGCATTTTTTTAATTCATTCAATTCCTCTCTAATTTAAATTGCATTTAGTTTTAAATAGGACTCCCAATGTTACTACTTTATCCCTGGTTGGTTAATTGATTGTTTGAGTTTGGCCAGTCGGCAAGCCCACAGTGATCAATGTCCTTCAACTTGCTGTGTGAAGGGCTGAAGGCTGTTTCACTGGGATCTAGTTACAGCTAATATTTTGTGACCACATGATTTTCAGGTGACCTCCTTGATGCCGGTGTGAATCGCAGCCCAAGTGCATATCTAAATAACCCCGCTGAAGAGAGAGGCAAGTATAAGTATGATGTTGATAAAGAAATGACCCTCGTCAAGTTTGTAGATGACGAATCTGGTCCAGTTGGGAGTTTCAATTGGTTTGCAACCCATGGAACATCTATGAGTCGGACAAATTCTTTAATAAGTGGTGATAACAAAGGAGCAGCTGCACGTTTCATGGAAGATTGGGCAGAACAAAATGGCATTCCAAAACAGGCAGCTCATGGAAATCATGATGGTTTGGAATCTTTACACATGACCTCTGGACTTCCGAGAAGAGTCTCTTTGATAATTCCTGAACCAAACGAGATAAGTATGTTCCATTCTTCTTGACTGCATAAATTTTGTATAGAAATGAAATATTTTAGGTTGTTGCTAAACTACTCTTATAATTGTTTTTGGTCAGCTGATGACTTAGTGCAATTGGCGTCATCCTACGAAGCCTCAGGTGGCCTGCGATTATCTGGTTCAAGTATCATCAGGCGCATTAGAAGCACTCAACAAAACAGACCTAAATTTGTTTCTGCATTCTGCCAGTCAAATTGTGGTGATGTTAGTCCAAATGTCCTGGGAACTTTCTGTATAGACACTGGCCTTCCTTGTGACTTCAATCACAGCACGTGCAATGGGAAGAATGAACTATGCTATGGACGAGGACCAGGGTATTCGCCATATTTACAAGTCATTATAATCATAGCTTTCATATTTTTGTATATTTGGaagaatttatttatttttgatgaATCCTTGCTGTGTTGCAGATATCCTGATGAATTTGAAAGTACCCGTATCATTGGCAATAGGCAGTTTCAAAAGGCTGTAGATCTTTTTAATTCAGCTTCTGAAGAAATACAAGGCAAAGTTGACTTTAAGCATACTTACCTAGATTTCTCACAACTTGAAGTGAATATTCCTACAAGTACAGGAGGTCAGCAAGTTGTGAAAACATGCCCAGCAGCCATGGGGTTTGCCTTTGCCGCTGGAACCACAGATGGTCCTGGAGCTTTTGACTTTAAACAAGGAGATGCCAAGGTTGATCATATTAATCAAATGAGCCTAACAAGTTTCACTAACATGGTATTGACTGGTTTATACTATGTCTTATCAGGGAAACGCTTTCTGGAGGTTAGTAAGAAACTTACTTAAGAAACCAGGGAAGGAGCAAGTCCaatgtcaagcaccaaaacctatcTTGCTAGATACTGGTGAAATGAAGGAACCATATGATTGGGCGGTATGTCTTCCTTTTTTCAACAATTGTACAGCTTCTAGTTTTCACAGCAAATGCAAATTCCTTAGTTCATTTGATAGTTGACACCGAGGTTGCCATCAATACAGAACATGTGTTGCTTAATCAAATCACTACCACATAGGCTGCTATAGCATTCTTTTCTAGTAATATTAGTGACGTTGTGAGTCTCATTTGATCATTTCTTTCAAGTCTTAACTGATCTTGAGCTTTGTTTTAGAGCATAATCATAGGCAGTATCAATTTGCGAAAATGATTCTTCTTTTCGTGAGTGGTGGGTGGGTGGGATGGGGTGGGGTGGGAGCTGGGGGGTCTTTACTAGCTTCCTCCTTGTTTTTTACATCTTGTACTTCTTTATTATCTTAATGAAATGGCACAGAGTTCTGCATTTTTTGAGGGGGGAAAATGATATTTCTCTTATATCAGCTGTGAAACCAAGTAATTAAGTCCGCCTTACTGAATTTGTTTGTTGGTACTGCGCTGACTCATGTATTATTATTATGCAGCCTGCAATTCTTCCAATTCAGATCATAAGAATTGGCCAGCTGGTTATCTTGTGTGTGCCTGGAGGTAAATTTCCAATTCCTCATTTATAAGATATTTGCCAAGCAAAGACCAAAGAATGCATGTGATGTGTTGATACTATTGATATTTATTGTGGACATCCCTATGCTCATGTCATGCATTTTGTATGGTTATGTTTTGGTTCAGAATTCACAACAATGGCTGGCAGGAGGCTACGTGATGCTGTCAAAACTGTACTTACAAGTGACAACAGTGGTGAATTTAATAATATTCATGTTGTTCTTGCGGGGCTAACAAATACCTATTCTCAGTATATTACAACTTTTGAAGAATATCAGATCCAAAGATACGAGGTATGTATATGCCCAGCTCATTTGATGTTCAGTCTGAGAACATAATACAGAATGGAATAACGATAGTTAGCTTGATGTTTGGTGGCCCTTCCACAATTATAGTTACTTAATGTCATTTTTTAACTGCCTTAGTAGCAGCATGTTCTGGCTATAGCTGAATTGGCACTGTCATTGAGATTCAttccttttcctttttgttttcatGCTTTTCCCCTCATCCCTGCCATTCTAGAAATCAAGCAGTCTGGAGCATGGTCCTCTTCAATTTGTTTGGGGGTGTGCACCAAAATTAACCATCCTGTTTAGTAGACCCCTGGATGCATTATTGGAAGTTCTTTCAACCGCGTCAGCCCCCTTGTATTTAGCGTCACAAAAGGAGAATTCTATATTTTTCTCCTTTTGTTGCAAGTGTTCATGTCCTTTTGCTTCCTTTATTTTGCATGTCTGCACAGTGCTTGGTAGAGAAGTTCTAATATTTCGTTAGcgcatcattttagtgatcttatAGTGAAGTCCATTCTAGATATATTGGCATTTCAAACAAATAAATGCTTTTTGCCAGGGAGCATCAACGTTGTATGGCCCCCACACCTTGAGTGCCTACATTCAGGAGTTTCAGAAACTTGCTACAGCCATGGTTGCAAACAAAGAGGTCCCAACAAAGTTTCAGCCACCAGATATGCTGGACAAGCAAATAGGACTCCTCCCAGGTGTTGTTTTTGACTCCACACCTCATGGGGTGAAGTTTGGAGATGTCAGTTCAGATGTTCCTGCAAACTCAACTTTCAGTAAGGGCAGTATTGTGAATGCTACATTCTATTCAGCCTGCCCAAGGAATGACCTTCTCACAGATGGTACATTCGCACTTGTTGAGAAACTGGACGGTAGCAACAACTG
Coding sequences within:
- the LOC136450141 gene encoding neutral ceramidase; amino-acid sequence: MEASSSLRFQVSGFSLPKIWLCLFLVFVLQDCSPALSDSPYLVGMGSYDITGPAADVNMMGYANSEQIASGIHFRLKARVFIVAEPNGKRVVFVNLDACMASQIVTIKVLERLKARYGDLYNENNVAISGIHTHAGPGGYLQYVVYIVTSLGFVRQSFDVIVNGIEQCIVEAHNNLRPGKIYVNKGDLLDAGVNRSPSAYLNNPAEERGKYKYDVDKEMTLVKFVDDESGPVGSFNWFATHGTSMSRTNSLISGDNKGAAARFMEDWAEQNGIPKQAAHGNHDGLESLHMTSGLPRRVSLIIPEPNEITDDLVQLASSYEASGGLRLSGSSIIRRIRSTQQNRPKFVSAFCQSNCGDVSPNVLGTFCIDTGLPCDFNHSTCNGKNELCYGRGPGYPDEFESTRIIGNRQFQKAVDLFNSASEEIQGKVDFKHTYLDFSQLEVNIPTSTGGQQVVKTCPAAMGFAFAAGTTDGPGAFDFKQGDAKGNAFWRLVRNLLKKPGKEQVQCQAPKPILLDTGEMKEPYDWAPAILPIQIIRIGQLVILCVPGEFTTMAGRRLRDAVKTVLTSDNSGEFNNIHVVLAGLTNTYSQYITTFEEYQIQRYEGASTLYGPHTLSAYIQEFQKLATAMVANKEVPTKFQPPDMLDKQIGLLPGVVFDSTPHGVKFGDVSSDVPANSTFSKGSIVNATFYSACPRNDLLTDGTFALVEKLDGSNNWVPAYDDDDWSLRFKWSRPSKLSSRSFATLEWTIPEDAPSGVYRLRHFGASKPLIGSIEHFTGTSRAFAVR